The Zhihengliuella sp. ISTPL4 genomic interval CTCGCGACGGCCGAGGGCGGCCCCGGCGTGGTCGGTGTCGTCTTCGGCGGTCGTCGCTACGACACCGGCGACCGCGTGGACTACATCAAGGCGATCGTGCAGCTCGCGGCCGACCGGGACGACCTGGGCACGGAGCTGCGCCCCTGGCTCAAGGACTTCGCGGAGCGCCTCTAGGCGCCTGGCGGTCGTCGGAGGTGCGGCGTGGAGCTGTCGACGGGGATGCGGCACGGACCGGTCGAGCTGCGTCTCATCCGGACGAAGGACGCGCGGCCTCTGCAGCAGGAGCTGCTCACCAACCGTGCGTGGCTGCAGCCGTGGGAGGCGACGATCCCGCACGGGGCCGTGTCCTTCGACATGCGGGTCAGCATCCGCCGGCTGCTCCAGCAGTACCGGGACGGTGGTGGCTACCCGTTCGTCATGGAGTACGACGGCGAGGTCGCCGGACAGCTGAACGTGTGGGGCGTCGCGCGGGGCTCGCTGTGCTCGGCGACGATCGGCTACTGGGTGAGTGAGCGATTCGCGGGTCGGGGCATCACCCCGACCGCGGTCGCGCTCGCCACCGACGCCTGCTTCACCGAGTACGGGCTGCATCGGATGGAGATCTGCATCCGGCCCGAGAACGCCGCGAGCCTTCGCGTCGTGCAGAAGCTCGGCTTCCGGTACGAGGGGCTCCGCCGTCGGTACATCCACATCGACGGGGACTGGCGCGACCACTACGCCTTCGCCCTCACGCAGGAGGAGGTTCCGCAGGGCGTCCTCGCCCGGTGGATCCACGGACAGGTTCCACCGCACGCGGCGACGATCCCGCCAGCGGACCGCCTGACCCTCTGACCCCCCTCACGCGGCGACTCGCCGCGACACGCGCCCCGACTGCACGGCGCGGCCGGTCCGCCGCCGTTACCGTTGTCCTATGGACGGGCCGGTGCTGAGTGGGGGAGTGATCGTGCTCGTCGCCGTGCTCCTGTGGATGCTGTATCTGCTGCCCTCCTGGCGCGGTCGCTTCCAATACAACGCCGCCGAGCGCAACGCCGTGCGGCTGAATCAGGCGCTGCGGATCCTCGCCGAGACGAGCGAGACCCCCAGCGAGGTGCACATGGAGCTCAACGCCCGCACCGTGGTCGCGCAGCAGAAGCTCGCGAAGCGGCTGCAGGCCCAGCGTGAGGCCGCCGAACTCGAGGCGCTCCGTCAGGAGCTCGCCGCCACCCGCGCCGACCCCGTGATCCGTCGGGCCCGCGCCCGCCGACGCGTGCGTCTCGTCGCGACCAGCATGCTCGTGCTCGGCCTCGCCGCGGTCGGCTTCGGCATCTGGCAGCTCGTCGCCACCGGGGGAGCAGTCCTCCTCTGGGCCGGCGGTACCGCGGCGCTGATCGCCACGATCGTCCTCCAGCGGATGGCGTCCGTCGCCGTTCGCGCCGCTCGTCGTCCGCAGGCTGCGGTCGCGGAGACCGTCGAGGAGCGAGTCGCGCCGACGCTGCACGACCAGGGCCCCGCCACCTGGACCCCCCGCCCGCTTCCCGAGCCCATGGTGTCGGTGGCGGGTTCCCGCGCCCAGGCCGCGCGCGCCGAGATCGATGCGCAGGAGGAACGCCGGAAGGCCGCCCGCGTCGCCGCGCTCCGCGCCCGCGCCGAGGAGATGGCGGCGCCGGCCGCCCCGGTCTCGCTCCCCGCGGCCGCGGCGGAATCGCCGTATGCGCGGATGGGGTTCGTCGACGACGCCGAGATCGAGGCGCACGTGCGGGAGCTCCTCGCCCGGCGCGCCGCTGGATGACCGTCGCGGTGAGCGCGGGCCTCCGAGCGTGATAACGTAGATGTCGTTCACGGGCCTATGGCGCAGTTGGTAGCGCGCCTCGTTCGCATCGAGGAGGTCAGGGGTTCGAATCCCCTTAGGTCCACAGAGAACAGAACAGCGAAACCTTGCCCCGCGACTGTGCGGGGCAAGGTTTTTTTGTGGCGGCACCGGATTCCGAGCGCCGTGGGCAGACGGCTCCGAGGATCGTGGGGGTTCGATCCGGTGCCCGTAGGCTGAGGGCATGGATGCGACGCCCAGCGAGTCCGGCTCGACCCTGCACACGCATGCCGTCGACAGCCAGCGCCGCGCCGCGGCCCTCGGCGAGGGGAATCGGGTGCTGTCCCGCACGCAGAAGGTGTACGTGGCGCTCCGGGACGACATCGTCCGCACCCGGCTCGCCCCGGGGGAGATCGTCATCGAACCCGAGCTGGCCGCGCGCTTCGGGGTATCGAAGACGCCGGTACGGGAAGCCCTGCAGATCCTCGTCGTCGAAGGCCTCGTCGTGGCCCTTCCTCGTCGCGGGTACGTCGTCCGCCCGCTGGGCATCAACGAGGTCCGCGAGGTGCTCGATCTGCGCCTGATCATCGAACCGCCCATGGCCGCGAGTGCGACGCGCTACGGCAGCGAGGCCTTCATCGCGGGGCTCAGCGCGATCCTGGACGCGCAGCGCAGCGGCTCCGGTACGGCGGAGCTCACGGATGCGGCGCGTGCGTTCCACGAGTGCATCCTCGGTGCGGCGCGCAACGCTCGGGCGAAGACCCTCATGAGCGGCCTGTTCGACGAGACGACACGAAGCCATCACCTGATCCCGGCGATCGATGCGCGCATCCACTCGGACGTCGAGAACAACGGGCATCAGCAGGTGCTGGAGGCGATACGGACCGGCGATCCGCGAGCGGCCGAGGAGGCCATGCGCCGCCACCTCGTCGAGCTGCGGGAGTTCGTCCTCCAGGCGTTCCTCGAAGCCTGAACCGTCTTCGGCGCAGGAGCGAGGCGTCGCGCGCGAGCGAGATATATCTCGGGAATATCGCTATTGTGCCGGAGATATTCGACGGCTATGGTGGTGCCGACACCGTGGTCGGCTCCCCGGCCTCGGTGCGAGTCGCCGAGAGGATCCAGAGTGCTGCGACGCCGCATCCGCACCTTCACCGAGCTGTTGAGCTTCGCTCCGCCGTCGCTGCCGACCGAGGCGAAGCGCATCGCCCAGACTCGCTGTCTCAACGACCTCCGACAGCTCGCGAAGCGGCGGGTGCCGGGATTCGTGTTCGACTACGTCGAGGGCGCTGCGGTGACCGAGCAGGCTGCCCGCGACAACGAGTCGGCGTTCGCCCGCCAGAGGTTCGTGCCCTCCGTCACCGAGAGTGCAGCAGGGGCGTCGCTCACCACCCGCCTGCTGGGACGCGAGCACGCGATGCCGATCGGCATCGCCCCCATCGGTCTCACCGCCCTCATGCGCGCGGCCGGTGAGACCGACGGAGTTCGCGCGGCCGCCAACCGCGACGTGCCGTTCGTGCTCTCCACCATGGGCACGCGGAGCATCGAGCACGTCGCCGACGCCGCGCCCCGTGCGCGCCGATGGTTTCAGCTCTACCTCCGGCGCGATCGCGCGGCGTCGCTCGCCCTCATCGAGCGGGCTGCTGCGGCAGGCTTCGACACCCTCGTGCTGACCGTCGACACCCGGGTGCCAGGGCAGCGCTACCGCGACGACCGCAACCGACTCTCGATGCCTCCGCGTCTGACGTTGCGCACCGCCGCGCAGTCGGCGCTGCATCCCGCGTGGTCGCTCGATCTGCTGGCGCACGACGCGCCGGCCATGGCGAACTTCGGCCCGCGTTCCGGACGCGTCACCGACGTGGTGGGCAGCATGTTCGATCCCGCGCTGTCCTTGGACGACGTGCGCTGGCTACGGACACACTGGAGCGGGCCGATCGTCGTGAAGGGCGTGCTCTCCGCCGTCGACGCCGAACGCTTCATCGACGCCGGCGCGGATGCCATCTGGGTCTCCAACCACGGCGGTCGTCAGCTCGACCGTGCGATCGCGCCCATCGAGGTCGTCGGTGCGGTGCGCGCCGCCGTCGGCGACGACGTCCCGATCCTGCTCGACTCCGGCATCCGCAGCGGCCTCGACGTGGTGGCCGCCATCGCGTGCGGAGCCGACTTCGTCTTCCTCGGCCGCGGATACATGTACGGCCTCATGGCAGGCGGTCGGGCCGGGGTCGAGAGGGCGCTCGACCTGGTGGCGAGCGAAACCCTGTCGACGATGCAGCTCCTCGGCGTGCGCACGACCGCAGAGCTGCGCGGCCGGGGGACCGCGGTCCTCGCGCCGACCGGATAGCCACGACCACGCCAGCACTTTTCAATGACGAAAGGACACCCCATGGCCAACGAACAGCAGCGCACCATGACCCCGCAGGCGAGGCGCGCGATCGCCGCCGCCTACTTCGGCACCCTCATCGAGTGGTACGACTACGCCCTCTACGGTGCCGCCGCGGGCCTCGTGATCGGCCCGCTCTTCTTCCCGGACGTCATCCCGGCCTCCGCCTCGATGCTCGCCTTCGCGACCTTCGCCGTCGGCTTCGTGGTGCGGCCGCTCGGCGGCCTCCTCATCTCCCACCTCGGCGACCGGGTCGGCCGGAAGCCGGCGATGATCCTGACCATCGTGCTCATGGGGATCGCGACCGT includes:
- a CDS encoding GNAT family N-acetyltransferase, with protein sequence MRHGPVELRLIRTKDARPLQQELLTNRAWLQPWEATIPHGAVSFDMRVSIRRLLQQYRDGGGYPFVMEYDGEVAGQLNVWGVARGSLCSATIGYWVSERFAGRGITPTAVALATDACFTEYGLHRMEICIRPENAASLRVVQKLGFRYEGLRRRYIHIDGDWRDHYAFALTQEEVPQGVLARWIHGQVPPHAATIPPADRLTL
- a CDS encoding GntR family transcriptional regulator yields the protein MDATPSESGSTLHTHAVDSQRRAAALGEGNRVLSRTQKVYVALRDDIVRTRLAPGEIVIEPELAARFGVSKTPVREALQILVVEGLVVALPRRGYVVRPLGINEVREVLDLRLIIEPPMAASATRYGSEAFIAGLSAILDAQRSGSGTAELTDAARAFHECILGAARNARAKTLMSGLFDETTRSHHLIPAIDARIHSDVENNGHQQVLEAIRTGDPRAAEEAMRRHLVELREFVLQAFLEA
- a CDS encoding alpha-hydroxy acid oxidase gives rise to the protein MLRRRIRTFTELLSFAPPSLPTEAKRIAQTRCLNDLRQLAKRRVPGFVFDYVEGAAVTEQAARDNESAFARQRFVPSVTESAAGASLTTRLLGREHAMPIGIAPIGLTALMRAAGETDGVRAAANRDVPFVLSTMGTRSIEHVADAAPRARRWFQLYLRRDRAASLALIERAAAAGFDTLVLTVDTRVPGQRYRDDRNRLSMPPRLTLRTAAQSALHPAWSLDLLAHDAPAMANFGPRSGRVTDVVGSMFDPALSLDDVRWLRTHWSGPIVVKGVLSAVDAERFIDAGADAIWVSNHGGRQLDRAIAPIEVVGAVRAAVGDDVPILLDSGIRSGLDVVAAIACGADFVFLGRGYMYGLMAGGRAGVERALDLVASETLSTMQLLGVRTTAELRGRGTAVLAPTG